Below is a window of Populus trichocarpa isolate Nisqually-1 chromosome 3, P.trichocarpa_v4.1, whole genome shotgun sequence DNA.
TGGCGCTAATGTTTTTGGAACCACACTCCAACTGAAAGCCTTAATCTTGGGCAACCCCTTGGTTTTCCAAATATATACATCTAATAGGAAATGCAAAATATTTAGGTCCTAGTGAGATAAGTACACTGGTTTTGCAGAAGAATCTATAGAGCCTTCTGAAATCTGAAGTCTATACCCCACTATCAGGTGTGAAGGAAAAAGGAATCAAGAATCTGAAGTGAAGTGAAGTGAGGAGATCCAGAATCCATCTCTCATTTGAATTCTTGGAAAAAATAAGGTCCCTAGACATATTACCCCTCTCTCTCCGGAATAGAGAGAAATGGGTATTGTGCAAATAAAAGAGAGATTAGCTTAACATAAATCTCATTAACTTACAAGTTTCTTAAGTTTGAAAATTTGATCAACTTCTTATTTCCTTTGTCCATGCCATAAAAGGAATATCCAATGACAATTGACTTATAGAATGAGGTGATTCATGTTTATGTGAACTTGTTAAGGTTGTACATGTTGCAGTCATCACCAGCgcatctttcattttcattaattgGATGTTAATATTAAGCTATAAGTTTAGatgagattttgttttgagcatttttaattaatttcatatatcTGAATTGTCAGAGGAAACCCCCAAAGGATAGACAGCGTGTCCTCCAACAAACGAATTATATTCACCTATGAGCAGGTAATCTGAGACCAGTTGCTTATCTTTCCATTTCTGCTTCCCTCTTTCCTTGCCTAGTTCTTTATTCAAGCTCAATTTATTCCATATGCATACTTTATTGGAATTACTTGCATCTTCTCCTTAGTTTTTCGTCAGTTGTCACTTAAATTAATGGGATCTTTgtgctaactttttttttatcattgtaaCCATCTTATTAAAGGTAATATAAAACCTaaactcaaaaaagaaaaaaggaaaggaaaagggtaATACAAAACTTGTTAGAACATTAGCTATGTAGCATGAGCAAGCagtaatgaaaaaggaaagaaatgaaatggaaaggaaaggaaaagagactaaaacaaatatctttacaaaagaaagaatatatGGCTGTGATGCATTCCATTTATCACATATTGCAGTTGGAGATTAAaagtttctattattttttggaattaTTCTGGAGCTTAAGAAAGCCTCTGAACAACCATGTTGCTGCAAAGAATCGGATACTACTGGCACAATTTTGGCTTTCCTGTTAGAATGAGATGCAGTGATGGCTAATCATTTGAGCATACTGTCTTAATTGTTTAGTACTATGTAGCGATGGTTTTTATGTTATCTTTTAGACAGTACAATGTCTTTTCTTTAACTTCCATTTGCATTTTGTTTGATCACATTCAAATAATTTGTCTGAATTATCATGCTTGCTAATGCATATCCTAGTTTCAAGGCCATTGACTTTTGTTGGAACATGGTTTTTGGTTCGTTATCCTTACATTTCAACAATGAATTGCTCATTGCACTGTGTTGGTTTCCAGTGTCTGATGTATTTGTATCATTATCAAGATGTATGGTATGACTATGCTACCTGGCATGCAAAAAGTGGCTCTATAGATTCTGCAATCAAAGTGTTTCAGAGGGCTTTGAAGGCTCTTCcaggttttctttcttcttttactaaataaagtttttgaaattccATGTAACCTTCATATTACCATATTCTTTATCATTTATGCTATACTTGGAGTCTAAATAGGTAATATAGTTCAATTATTTCCTGTTGTCTGTCTTTGACTGGACTGAAGCATCTCTCCCtgtcatgtatttttaattcttgTAACCAGATTCAGATACGCTGAAGTATGCTTATGCTGAGTTGGAGGAATCTCGTGGAGCAATCCAGGTAtgaaaattcttcttcttcttcttcttcttcttctttcaagtGGCCCTGTCTTCATTATTGATGTTTTAAGTATGCTTCTGCTTTCATGCAGCCTGCAAGGAAAATCTACGAAAGCCTCTTGGGAGATGGTGTTAATGCAACAGCACTAGCTCATATACAGGTAAGGAACTCTCAGGCTCTGCTGTTGATTTCTGTCTTTTGAATGTGTTGTGTTTGTCAGAGCATCTTGGAGACCTAATGAATATTGATGTACAAACATGAGCATAGGGATAGCATAACTTTTTTGGAAGatttaaactttatattttagatGGTTAGTGGTGTGGATGAATTACTGATGGTGGAGGATACTTGTAGTGGTTGTTTATGAAGAAATTGTGGCAGTGttgaattttcaaataaatttgatttctcTATTGATCTACTTATGTTGAAAATCCAGACAATAAGAAAGGGTCCACATAAGCATAAATGAGATAAGATGTTGAGGTGCAGTGTAGTGGAAATGACCAACAGGCAGAGTTGTGGCTTTTGATGATGTTAAGAATTGGGTTGTCAGGCAGCTTGCAAATGTGGTTGATGGCACTTCCATCTAGCCAAGCCATGCCTGTCTTTGAGTTCACAGGCAGTGAAGTTAGAGTATTCTGAAATAATAAAgctctattttctttttgcatCACAAGATTTCCCCATTTACCGTACAAGCATGAGCAAAATTGTAAAACCAAATCATGTTATAAAGTTAATTGACTTGACAAACTGGTGACAGGGAAGGTTCCCAAAAGTTTCAAAAAGATTAAGTTCCTTGCATTTTTAGTAAAACTACtgcaaacatgtttttttttatttctttatttggttGGTTGGTTTGTCTTTTTGCTTGATTTGtggtttcaaaagaaaattctgATTCCATGCATATCCTAAACTTATAATTGGGTCATTGTGTTAATAAAATACTTCATGGCTCATGCAGTCATGCTACTCTGAATgatttattgattgtttttatggTGTTTCATGCTGCAGTTTATTCGCTTTCTAAGAAGGAATGAAGGAGTGGAAGCAGCTCGCAAGTACTTCTTAGATGCTCGGAAATCCCCAGACTGCTCTTATCATGTTTATGTTGCTTATGCTTTGATAGCATTTTGTCTGGACAAGGATTCAAAGGTATTTCTCTTggcaagaaaggaaaagaaaaaaatggaacttCTCTATGGCAGCTTCATGCTTTTCATTACATTGATTGGCAATGAGCAGCATCTGTTAATTTATGCCAACCAAGGAAGATTATCTAAATTGATGATTCTTATGCTGTATATTCTTGCAGATCGCGCACAATATTTTTGAAGCAGGATTGAAACGCTTCATGCATGAACCAGTGTACATTCTGGAGTGAGTTCTGCTGTTCTTTTAATCTGAGTTCTGGCATATATTTGGTTTATGCACACATAGACCTAAATTTCATATACAAAccaacacccccccccccaatcTCATATATACCCTATTATTTTTTACCTAATCTAGTGAAATGTATAATATGTGGATTTCCATGGAATCTTGTCCAATGAGAAACAGTTCTTTCATCATCTTTTGTTCtcatttacatataaattcatCACTGTAGCAATACCATTTTATGCAATAATACTTGTAAGTTTGGAccagcaattttttttactgctgTCTGCGAATGGTGGTGTGGCTTACCATTGATAAGGATACTTGCTGATGGCCATGGGCGTATCGCTATTGAAACGTTTGCTTCTGAAATTGCTACTTAAGTGGGATACCATACTTGTGACTTTTGATATTTATGGTTGTTACTTGGGACACAGATGTAGGAAATTGTGACCTGAACAAAGTTGGATGGTGCATCTTTATGTTCTGTTATTAAAAAAGGCGGAAATACTAGCACTAAGATAGATGTTCATGATTGTTTTATCTGCTAATATGGTTCCTCTAAATGCCAAAATTTCTCCTGAATGTTGCAGATATGCAGATTTCTTGTCCCGTTTGAATGATGAGAGAAACATTCGAGCTTTATTTGAGCGTGCATTAAGCTCGCTACCACCCGAGGAATCTGTTGAGGTTTTCACTCTCATTTTTACAACATTGTATAAGCATAATAGATCATTATGTCATAGATtaagctctttcttttttctctttttgaggCTGTTATAGAGTGACTTTTTGACTCTGagtcacatttaaaaaattatttttcacatattAACTTGTGTGAACAAGAAGTTAGGGgtattgtttggaaaaaaatgtGAACGTTTGCTAGAGGCATGGCTTGGATTTTGTTGCCTTTTGACCATTGTTCAAATGTCAAAGCATTCAAAAGTTTTAGCACGATCTTggcttgctatttttttttcaaactgcaTTTCAGTACCTTAAATGTATTGTATTCTCATAAATGCTTCTAACTGCATTTTAGTACCTTAAATGTATTGTATTCTCATAAATGCTTCTACAGGTCTGGAAACGATATATCCAGTTTGAGCAAACATATGGTGATCTTGCCAGCATGTTGAaggtaatattttgtttttggtttacaTTTTAACAAATGGAACTGTTACTATTAACTCTTCTGACAGTATGTGCCATGATGAATATGGTTTCACAAAATGATCAATGATAAATCAGAACAGCTAATGTCGAGCCTTCTTTTTGGTCAGAGTTGTTCTTTTTATCTATAATTCTCCATTTATCTAAAAATAGAAAGATGTCTTTCTGAAACCTTCAAATTATTTTCCCTGCAATATCCTACACACTACATTCCTAATTCCTACCATGCACACGCCATCCAACCTGCATATAATCCCAAAATTCCTCACTCTCCCCTCCATCTAGAATTTGTACATCCTCTTCTCCGTTTCATATTTCTCATTCCTTCTATCTCCCCGTTCTTACCAATGGAAGGGTGTCATGAATGATGACATTTATTCTGCAGGATTCCATGATCATTCAAACGAGGCATGATCATTCCTTGTAAACTGAGTGGCCTAGTTGATAGATAAATGTTACTAGAATTCTTCTTgctcttttctatttttgatgATTTGAGCCATTCCATCCTATTGAGTTTTTTGGCGAGgagaaaattattaatgaagAAGATTCGAAGGGAATTGACATAATGTGGGAGCGATGAGTGTCAGAGCACACCTTTCCACCAAACCACATGGGAATGAGAATCTGAACTCCAAACAACTGCAAATGTGTAATATAACTTGGCTACTCACCAGCAATATGATTCTCACTCAAACGATGTGGACTCTTTCTTAGATATTTTTTCATGcttcaaaaaatttgatttttccttaACAAGCTTTCAGTCCTCACTATTAGTAGATTAGTATAGGTCgagcaaagaagaaaagaagctcTTTCGAGGACAGGGGAAGATGGAGCATCAGCATTAGAGAGTTCATTGCAGGATGTTGTGTCACGGTATAGTTTCATGGATCTTTGGCCATGCTCCTCTAAGGATTTGGATCACTTAGCTCGGCAAGAGGTACCAATTGAAAGTTTTTGTTATTTGCTATGCTGAATGTTGCGATGGAAAATGACCATTGCTTGTCCTCTAACATGTTAAATCTGCAGTCGTAGAAGAAAATTTCAGATTGTTTTCTGTTGAAGCTTTCTCAATGTATTCACATTTAAGTTTCCAAATAATAATTGGGAGGGGAACTTTTGAGGCCTTTAAACAAATCATAACTAGAAAACCCTAAAGAAATATTTGAATTCTCAGAGAGCTGGATGTCTGACATAATTCATTATAAATTCCAGCTGATAGGTCCTCTACAAGATTGTCATAGACAAATACTGGTCCTGTTCTCATTCAGATAGAAGAAAGCAACATTGTTAACAGTAATGAAAAGATGTTTTGCTAAGTAAATGCATATACTGTTCCTCGGGACTATACATCAAAGTATTATTCCAGAGAACAAAACTGTGTCCATGTTCCTATATCATATCTTACTTTCTGAGGACAACACACATTGCATGCCACTGATATTAAATGATAGGAGAATTACTAACTGTtgttaaattattcttttatttcctttttttttgtttataggatatgcatgctttttttaattagaaaattgcCATTTAAAACGTGTTGAAACATTATAAACTTTATGCTAGTGCCTTCCAAGATACAATTCTCTATGTTTGTATTGCTGGTTCTGAAACTTTTCTTTGATTCTTCAGTGGCtagctaaaaatattaataagaaagcAGAGAAGTCTGCTGTTTCTAATGGACCTGCGACTTTAGGTACTAATTTCATTTGTCTGTTGACATAGTTACTCCTTTTTCTGTCTTTTTCCACTGGGTtaattttgctttatatttATACAGATAAGATTCCTGCTGGTCTGGCAAGTAATTCAAATGTATCTGGTAAAGTAATTTATCCAGATACCTCACAAACGGTAATTTATGACCCAAGGCAAAAGCTAGGTACACAACATTTTTTGCATGGTTTGTACTTTtgtgttgtttgtttgttgcaAGTCAAATATTTATACACTATTGTCAAATCCCAAGGGAGCTCTGGCTCtgtaatatacaataaaaaatctgGAATAGGCATAGAAGTTAATGATGAACTGCTACAATTGCTTGAACAAAATTTTCCTGCGTCCACAAATTAACAGGACAGCAGATAAGATGTCTGTTAAGGTCACTTGAGCCTTTTAGGCGGCTTGACGAAATAAATGATCATGTTATTGTCTTTCATGCCATGTCAGAGAAAATGGCTACCACTTGACAACCACCTGGAATCAATACTTACAGAACTTGTCACATGTTGATTATTCTTATGCATCATAAAAATATCTGAAAAGTGAAGCTATAGGGAGAAAATGTTTGCTTCAGCAACGGTCCCAATTCtcaacaatttgtttttggtgGAGTTGGGGCAGGGGCAGCAAACCTAGTACAGGGCCAACTTGTTGTCATCTAATTGACCTGGTCATTCAAGGCTTCCTATTGGCTGAATTATTGGACTATTAGGCATTGCATCAAACATTCAAACAAATTCAGACATCTTTCTGCCGATCTTCTAATATTTTGTTGTCTGGCCTTTCAAATCTTATACCAGCTGCAAACTTATGATCTACATTCCTTTTTCCTACATCTTGTCACCTGGCATCATTTTCTATCAAACTCTCCTCCTGGCTACTCATCTGGCCATGCCATTATCCGATAAGAACAGTTCAATCATGTATAGAGTTGTTAAATCTGCCAGATAAATGAAATAAGAGATGGAATAGGTTTGAGATGTACAAGTTGATAATAGTAAGTGTAAGATGTcacttataaaaatcaaacaacgaGATTTGCATGCATATTTAATCATGTATATTTGACTTTTGATTTTGGCATATACTAAGTGGTGTTCTTATGTAGAGGCTGGAATTCCACCTAGCACAACAGCGTCTGGGTTCAAGGCTGCTTCTAACCCATTGTCGAATCCTATTGGATTGGCACCCAATGTATTTGATGAGGTGCTGAAAGCAACACCACCTGCATTGATATCTTTTTTAGCAAACTTGCCCGTAGTTGAAGGTAATTACTCAGACTTTAATACCATATATATCCTagtaaaaatttcaatttccaagattttgcattaaaaatttCAGTTAACTGCTTGCATTCTTGTTGATATGATATGCGAGCAGTTGTGTATATCactactgttttttttatctttatgaaACCGCCCCACCTCCCCCGCCTCCCCCGCCCCCACCCCGTCAGTTTTGACATGAGGAGAGGTCTTGTAAATTGGGAAATCTGATCCTTCCATATGGGAATAACTAGGATGCTTGTGAGCAAACATTTCTTGCTTATTGTGCTTGGTGGTTGCTCTATACTACAGATTTATA
It encodes the following:
- the LOC7465490 gene encoding cleavage stimulation factor subunit 77 isoform X3, which produces MLAQTAQEESIRMTAIRKTYQKAIITPTHHVEQLWREYENFENSVSRQLAKGLVSEYQPKYNSARAVYREQKKYVDEIDYNMLAVPPTGSFKEEQQWMAWKRFLTFEKGNPQRIDSVSSNKRIIFTYEQCLMYLYHYQDVWYDYATWHAKSGSIDSAIKVFQRALKALPDSDTLKYAYAELEESRGAIQPARKIYESLLGDGVNATALAHIQFIRFLRRNEGVEAARKYFLDARKSPDCSYHVYVAYALIAFCLDKDSKIAHNIFEAGLKRFMHEPVYILEYADFLSRLNDERNIRALFERALSSLPPEESVEVWKRYIQFEQTYGDLASMLKVEQRRKEALSRTGEDGASALESSLQDVVSRYSFMDLWPCSSKDLDHLARQEWLAKNINKKAEKSAVSNGPATLDKIPAGLASNSNVSGKVIYPDTSQTVIYDPRQKLEAGIPPSTTASGFKAASNPLSNPIGLAPNVFDEVLKATPPALISFLANLPVVEGPAPNVDIVLSICLQSDVPVGKTGKSGTTQTPMLSGPATSDLSGSSRSRPVPSGSSFKTRDRQSGKRKDRDRQEEDETATVQSQPLPRDVFRIRQIQKSRAAATTSQTGSVSYGSALSGDLSGSTT
- the LOC7465490 gene encoding cleavage stimulation factor subunit 77 isoform X1, giving the protein MASVDNGAQSETKDQATTSTTAATDPYNVEAAEILASSAQHMPIAQAAPIYEQILSLFPTASKFWKQYAEAHMAVNNDDAIKQIFSRCLLNCLHIPLWRCYIRFIRKVNEKKGADGQDEIRKAFDFMLGYVGADMASGPVWMEYITFLKSLPAQTAQEESIRMTAIRKTYQKAIITPTHHVEQLWREYENFENSVSRQLAKGLVSEYQPKYNSARAVYREQKKYVDEIDYNMLAVPPTGSFKEEQQWMAWKRFLTFEKGNPQRIDSVSSNKRIIFTYEQCLMYLYHYQDVWYDYATWHAKSGSIDSAIKVFQRALKALPDSDTLKYAYAELEESRGAIQPARKIYESLLGDGVNATALAHIQFIRFLRRNEGVEAARKYFLDARKSPDCSYHVYVAYALIAFCLDKDSKIAHNIFEAGLKRFMHEPVYILEYADFLSRLNDERNIRALFERALSSLPPEESVEVWKRYIQFEQTYGDLASMLKVEQRRKEALSRTGEDGASALESSLQDVVSRYSFMDLWPCSSKDLDHLARQEWLAKNINKKAEKSAVSNGPATLDKIPAGLASNSNVSGKVIYPDTSQTVIYDPRQKLEAGIPPSTTASGFKAASNPLSNPIGLAPNVFDEVLKATPPALISFLANLPVVEGPAPNVDIVLSICLQSDVPVGKTGKSGTTQTPMLSGPATSDLSGSSRSRPVPSGSSFKTRDRQSGKRKDRDRQEEDETATVQSQPLPRDVFRIRQIQKSRAAATTSQTGSVSYGSALSGDLSGSTT
- the LOC7465490 gene encoding cleavage stimulation factor subunit 77 isoform X2, which gives rise to MSKSFHCFPLPRCYIRFIRKVNEKKGADGQDEIRKAFDFMLGYVGADMASGPVWMEYITFLKSLPAQTAQEESIRMTAIRKTYQKAIITPTHHVEQLWREYENFENSVSRQLAKGLVSEYQPKYNSARAVYREQKKYVDEIDYNMLAVPPTGSFKEEQQWMAWKRFLTFEKGNPQRIDSVSSNKRIIFTYEQCLMYLYHYQDVWYDYATWHAKSGSIDSAIKVFQRALKALPDSDTLKYAYAELEESRGAIQPARKIYESLLGDGVNATALAHIQFIRFLRRNEGVEAARKYFLDARKSPDCSYHVYVAYALIAFCLDKDSKIAHNIFEAGLKRFMHEPVYILEYADFLSRLNDERNIRALFERALSSLPPEESVEVWKRYIQFEQTYGDLASMLKVEQRRKEALSRTGEDGASALESSLQDVVSRYSFMDLWPCSSKDLDHLARQEWLAKNINKKAEKSAVSNGPATLDKIPAGLASNSNVSGKVIYPDTSQTVIYDPRQKLEAGIPPSTTASGFKAASNPLSNPIGLAPNVFDEVLKATPPALISFLANLPVVEGPAPNVDIVLSICLQSDVPVGKTGKSGTTQTPMLSGPATSDLSGSSRSRPVPSGSSFKTRDRQSGKRKDRDRQEEDETATVQSQPLPRDVFRIRQIQKSRAAATTSQTGSVSYGSALSGDLSGSTT